In Rhododendron vialii isolate Sample 1 chromosome 9a, ASM3025357v1, the following are encoded in one genomic region:
- the LOC131299620 gene encoding coatomer subunit gamma-2-like has protein sequence MAVEREFSPDFGREQDEAQKFWIKKPKEIPLWDLSERDGDETSQFYFLVHLAFIILFSAAVGAYLACWFLFSSMMGGDTTIEQLLPIFLSLLKAEFPDVRLNIVSKLDQVNQVCGELCFLRSFLQNFVGISTFVLDLDVLLARCCCHFATCCFVAFEKPDGVPAVGKFSNMLKFVVKEVDPTTGDAEDDGVDDEYQLEDLEVVATDYVLKVGVSNFRNAWESMGLDYERVDEYGLGARESLAEAINTVIGLLGMQPCDGIEVVPPNSRSHTCLLSGVYMGNLKVLVRLSFGIDGPKEVAMKLAVRFEDESVSDAIHEIVASG, from the exons CAAGACGAGGCTCAAaagttttggataaaaaaaccaaaagaaatccCTCTTTGGGATTTAAGTGAAAGAGACGGAGATgaaacgtctc AATTCTATTTTCTTGTTCATTTGGCTTTCATAATCCTGTTTTCTGCTGCTGTTGGTGCATACCTAGCTTGCTGGTTCTTGTTTTCATCTATGATG GGTGGT GACACAACTATTGAGCAGCTTCTGCCAATATTCCTTTCCCTTCTGAAGGCTGAATTTCCTGATGTGCGCCTTAACATTGTCAGCAAACTTGATCAAGTCAATCAGGTTTGTGGTGAATTGTGTTTTCTTCGGAG TTTTCTTCAAAACTTTGTTGGGATTTCAACTTTTGTTCTTGATCTTGATGTGTTATTAGCTC GTTGTTGCTGTCATTTTGCAACCTGCTGTTTTGTAGCATTTGAGAAGCCAGATGGAGTCCCTGCTGTCGGAAAATTTTCTAACATGTTGAAGTTTGTTGTAAAAGAG GTTGATCCAACCACGGGCGATGCTGAGGATGATGGTGTGGATGATGAATACCAGCTAGAGGACCTTGAGGTTGTTGCAACGGATTATGTATTAAAAGTTGGGGTCTCTAATTTCAGGAATGCTTGGGAAAGCATGGGCCTAGATTATGAGCGAGTGGATGAATATGGTCTCGGTGCAAGGGAAAGCTTGGCAGAAGCCATCAATACGGTCATAGGCCTTCTTGGCATGCAGCCCTGTGAC GGCATAGAGGTGGTCCCACCAAACTCAAGATCGCACACTTGCTTATTGTCTGGTGTTTACATGGGCAACTTAAAGGTTCTAGTTCGGCTCTCATTCGGCATTGACGGGccaaaagaagttgcaatgaaACTTGCCGTTAGATTCGAGGATGAATCTGTCAGCGATGCTATTCACGAAATTGTAGCAAGTGGCTAG